A genome region from Alkalimarinus coralli includes the following:
- the pheA gene encoding prephenate dehydratase, giving the protein MSDESKALGEIRDEIDSIDQQIQTLINQRAKCAQKVADVKLKAKKSDDAIFYRPEREAQVLRKVMERNQGPLDNEEMARLFREIMSSCLALEKPMHIAYLGPQGTFTQAAALKHFGHSVISVPQMAIDEVFREVEAGEAHYGVVPVENSTEGMINHTLDMFVSSPLRICGEVKLRIHHHLLAGSETDLSKVEKIYSHQQSLAQCRRWLDSNWRKVERVAVSSNAEAARRVKAEPNSAAIAGDMAAELYGLVNIAKNIEDQPDNTTRFLIVGMEDVPPSGDDKTSILVSMKNCPGALYHLLEPFHKHGISLTRIETRPSTSGTWAYVFYIDFEGHYTDENVQKVIDEISKEAVEIKHLGSYPVGVL; this is encoded by the coding sequence ATGAGTGATGAAAGTAAAGCGCTTGGTGAGATAAGGGATGAAATTGACAGCATCGATCAGCAAATTCAGACCCTGATTAATCAGCGAGCAAAGTGCGCCCAAAAAGTGGCGGATGTAAAGCTGAAAGCCAAAAAGAGTGATGATGCTATTTTCTACAGGCCGGAGCGCGAAGCGCAAGTGCTTCGTAAAGTGATGGAGCGAAATCAGGGGCCGCTTGATAATGAAGAGATGGCTCGTTTGTTCAGGGAGATTATGTCTTCCTGCTTAGCGCTTGAAAAACCTATGCACATCGCGTATCTGGGGCCTCAGGGTACATTTACTCAGGCGGCAGCGCTAAAGCACTTTGGCCACTCTGTTATTAGTGTGCCCCAGATGGCGATTGATGAAGTGTTCCGGGAGGTAGAGGCTGGAGAAGCTCATTATGGGGTGGTTCCGGTTGAAAACTCGACAGAAGGGATGATTAATCACACATTAGATATGTTTGTCTCTTCACCACTCAGAATTTGCGGTGAAGTTAAGCTACGTATTCACCATCATTTATTGGCCGGTAGTGAAACAGACCTGTCTAAAGTCGAAAAAATCTACTCTCATCAGCAATCATTAGCCCAATGTAGGCGCTGGCTGGATTCGAATTGGCGAAAAGTTGAGCGTGTGGCTGTAAGTAGTAATGCAGAGGCGGCTCGTAGAGTCAAAGCAGAGCCTAACTCAGCGGCGATCGCAGGTGATATGGCGGCAGAGCTTTATGGTCTGGTAAATATCGCAAAAAATATAGAAGATCAGCCAGATAATACAACCCGCTTCCTTATTGTTGGGATGGAAGATGTGCCTCCTAGCGGAGATGACAAAACGTCGATACTGGTTTCAATGAAAAACTGCCCTGGTGCGTTGTATCACCTTCTTGAACCATTTCATAAGCATGGTATTAGCTTAACCCGAATTGAGACCCGGCCATCGACATCTGGAACCTGGGCTTATGTATTTTATATCGATTTTGAAGGCCACTATACTGATGAGAATGTGCAAAAAGTAATTGATGAAATCTCTAAGGAAGCTGTTGAAATCAAGCATTTAGGTTCTTATCCAGTCGGTGTTCTGTAG
- the hisC gene encoding histidinol-phosphate transaminase: MGCDLISLATKGVQGLHPYQPGKPVDELERELGIKNIIKLASNENPLGPSNKALKAIESSFQELCRYPDGSGFKLKDVLAERYGVSVDQITLGNGSNDLLEIIARTFADSSSEIVYSQYAFAVYPLVTQAIGAKAVEVPAVDWGHDLVEMAKAINDKTKLVFIANPNNPTGTYVNQHQLIQFLDDVPESVIVVLDEAYCEYIDSRNGGVDFPDGVELLTKYPNLIVTRTFSKAWGLASLRVGYAMSHPDVANLLNRVRQPFNVDTFALEAAVAVLSDEDYLNESRKVNKEGMTQLTAGFDRLSLSYIPSVGNFVTFDTGQNAMPVYQSLLQEGVIVRPVANYGMPRHLRVSIGLQEENERFLNALEKILGH; this comes from the coding sequence ATGGGGTGTGACTTAATCTCGTTGGCTACAAAAGGAGTACAAGGGCTGCATCCATATCAGCCCGGTAAGCCCGTTGATGAGCTTGAACGTGAGCTGGGTATCAAGAATATTATAAAGCTTGCGAGCAATGAAAACCCTTTAGGGCCAAGTAATAAGGCGTTAAAAGCTATCGAATCTTCATTTCAGGAGCTATGCCGATACCCCGATGGAAGTGGTTTTAAACTTAAAGACGTATTGGCAGAACGCTATGGGGTGTCAGTCGATCAGATTACTCTGGGAAATGGCTCTAACGACCTACTTGAAATAATCGCCCGCACTTTTGCTGATTCATCGTCAGAGATTGTCTATTCTCAATATGCATTTGCTGTTTACCCCCTTGTAACCCAAGCAATCGGGGCAAAAGCTGTTGAGGTGCCTGCTGTTGACTGGGGGCACGATTTGGTTGAGATGGCAAAGGCGATTAATGATAAAACCAAGCTGGTGTTTATTGCTAATCCAAATAACCCTACCGGAACTTATGTTAACCAACACCAGCTCATTCAGTTTTTGGATGATGTGCCTGAAAGCGTCATTGTAGTATTGGATGAAGCCTACTGCGAATATATTGATAGCAGGAATGGGGGGGTAGATTTTCCGGATGGTGTTGAGTTGCTGACTAAATACCCTAACCTGATTGTGACTAGAACATTTTCAAAAGCTTGGGGGCTGGCATCATTAAGAGTAGGTTATGCCATGTCGCACCCAGATGTAGCAAACTTGTTAAATAGAGTCAGACAGCCATTTAATGTTGATACCTTCGCATTGGAAGCGGCTGTTGCGGTGTTGAGTGACGAAGATTACTTGAACGAATCGCGCAAGGTTAATAAAGAGGGCATGACTCAACTCACAGCTGGGTTTGATCGACTATCGTTGAGTTACATCCCTTCTGTTGGAAATTTTGTTACGTTTGATACCGGTCAGAACGCTATGCCTGTATATCAATCATTACTGCAGGAAGGCGTCATTGTCCGGCCCGTTGCGAACTATGGTATGCCCAGGCACTTAAGGGTCTCTATTGGCTTGCAGGAAGAAAACGAGCGTTTTTTGAATGCACTAGAAAAGATTTTGGGTCATTAA